From Blastocatellia bacterium, a single genomic window includes:
- a CDS encoding GNAT family protein has translation MKIQPVTLTGRAVRLVPLKLDHVPALASVGLFPELWELQPRAIDTHEAMLRYVAAALEAQRQGTALPFAMVDQASSAVIGSTRYMDIAPQHRRLEIGATWVTPAFQRTAANTEAKLLLLTHAFESLGVQRVVFKTDALNVRSQAALARIGAVEEARFRRHLIADTGRARDMVYYAILSDEWLAVKARLVGRLLEHERRRSGGVGARSRGNEGEI, from the coding sequence ATGAAGATCCAACCGGTTACCCTCACAGGCCGTGCGGTCCGACTGGTACCCCTTAAGCTGGACCACGTCCCCGCGCTCGCAAGCGTGGGCCTGTTTCCAGAACTCTGGGAACTCCAACCCAGGGCCATTGATACGCATGAGGCAATGCTGCGGTACGTCGCCGCCGCTCTCGAGGCGCAGCGCCAGGGGACCGCGCTGCCGTTCGCGATGGTTGATCAAGCGAGCAGCGCGGTCATCGGCAGCACGCGCTATATGGACATCGCGCCGCAGCACCGCCGGCTCGAGATCGGGGCAACGTGGGTGACGCCGGCGTTCCAACGGACGGCGGCGAACACCGAAGCGAAACTCCTGCTGCTGACGCACGCCTTCGAGTCACTCGGCGTCCAGCGGGTGGTGTTCAAGACCGACGCGTTGAACGTGCGGTCACAGGCGGCGCTGGCGCGGATCGGTGCGGTCGAGGAGGCCAGGTTCCGCAGGCATCTGATCGCGGACACAGGACGAGCACGCGACATGGTGTACTACGCGATCCTCTCGGACGAGTGGCTCGCGGTGAAAGCTCGGCTCGTGGGACGTCTGCTCGAGCACGAGCGTCGGCGCAGCGGGGGTGTCGGGGCGCGTTCGCGGGGTAACGAGGGCGAGATCTAA